CTCCACTGCGGTGTCGTGCTCTGCGCATGCTTCGAAGACGGCGCGGGCATCGAAGACGGACTGATCGCGCGTACCCCGACCGCCTTCGACCAGCCGGCCGGTGCAATGGCCGAGAATATTGGTGCGGGGGTTGGTGACCGCGGCGATCATCCGGCGTGTCATCGCGTCCCTGCTCATCTTCAGTTTCGAATGCACCGACGCGACCCGGACATCGAGTCGCGCGAGCATCTCCTCGCTCTGGTCCAGTGAACCGTCGTCGAGGATGTCGACCTCGATGCCACGCAACAGCCTGAACCCGTCGACATGTCGGTTGATCGTGTCGATGACCTTGAGTTGCTCCGCGAGGCGCTCGGCAGTGAGTCCGTGTGCGATCTTCAGCCGTGGCGAATGATCAGTCAGGACGATGTACTCGCGGCCGAGTTCCATTGCAGTGGCGACCATCTCGGGGATCGGCGAACCTCCATCGCTCCAGTCGGAGTGGCAGTGGCAATCACCACGCAGTAACGCGGCGTACTCCTCGCCGCCCTCCACGAGGGGCCCCGCGCTCTTGTCCTCCAAGGCGCTCAGGTACTCAGGTCGCTTTCCCGCCAAGGTCTCGATCAGCACCGCTTCGGTTGCCTTGCCGATGCCGGACAGTTGTTGCAGTGTGCCGGCGTCGGCTCGTCGGTCCAGTTCCTCGCGGGGGGTCGCGATGACGGTGTCGACTGCGTTGCGGAACGCCTGGACGCGGTAGGTCCCGGCGCGCGACCGTTCCAGCAGGAAGGCGATCCGCCGAAGTGCGTCGACGGGTTCGATGGACTCTTCACTGCTGCCGGCCATGTCTGCAGCCTGCCCTAACGTGACCGTCGCGCGAAAGTGCCGCTGGAGCGCCGGACGGCTAGGGTCTGGTCCCGTGAAGATCCCCGCAGTGATCGCCGCCTTTGCGATCGTGCTGGGCCTGGTGTGGTGGGTACGGCACCGATTCCAGGAGCGGCACCTGCTCTGGCTGGTGCAGCGGTCCAGGGGCACTCCGAAGCGGGCGCAGGCGGTCACTCTCCTGCCTGAGCTGGCTGCCCTGCTCGCTGCCTGCGCAGCGCTCGTTGTCGCAGTGCTCAGCGAGCAGTTGTGGGGGCTGTTCTGGCTGCGCATCCCGCTGGCGATCCTGGTGCTGCTGCTCTATGTGCCTTATGCCGCGATGCTGGCGCCAGTGCGCGCGATTCCGAAGATGCGGCGTACCCCGAGTCAGCGGATGGTGGATCAGGGAGCCTCACCGCAGGTCGCCGAGGCGATCGCACGCACCGGTCGGCCGTTCGCGGTCACCGGAACTGTGCTGATGCTGGCGGCCGTCTATGTGCTGTTCTGGCACCACATCTCAGGCTGACCCCACCCCGGTCGGCGGCACTGCACTTGCGCTGCCAGGGGTCAGGTGGCGAGCAACGCGGCGTAACGGTCGAGGTCGATGTTGCCGCCGGAGATGATGACACCGACCCGCATACCCGCCAGCCGGTCGCACAGGATACGGGCTGCGGCATAGGCGAGTGCTCCGGTGGGCTCCACCACGGCCTTGTACGTCGCAGCGAGCGACCGCATCGCCTCGATCAGCTCGGCGTCGGTCACCAATACGATGTCGGTGACTTCCCGCTGAATGATCGGGAAGGTCAGGGTGCCCAGCGCAGTGGTCTGCGCACCGTCCGCGAGAGTCTCCGGCACGTCGATGGACACGATGTGGCCGGCTTCCAAAGACTGTTTGCCGTCGTCGCCCGCCGCCGGCTCGGCCCCGAAGATCAGCGCCTCCGGGCACGCCGCCCGCACCGCGAGACAGGTGCCCGCCAGTAGACCCCCACCGCCGAGGGGCACGATCACCGCATCAAGTGGCCCCGCCTGCGCGATGAGTTCTCGGGCCGCTGTGCCCTGACCGGCGATGACATCGCGATGATCGAACGGCGGCAGCAGCATTGCCCCGGACCGATCGGCAATGCCGGCAGCGATGGCAGCACGGTCCTCGGTGCGGCGGTCATAGAGCACGACGTCGGCTCCGTACCCGCGGGTTGCCGCGAGCTTGGTCGCCGGAGCGTCGGTGGGCATCACGATCGTCGCGGGTATGCCGAGCAGTGCCGCAGCCTTGGCCACTGCCTGCGCATGGTTTCCGGAAGAAAATGCCACCACGCCTGCCGGACCTGCGTGTTGGCTGATCGCGTTGTAGGCACCGCGGAACTTGAACGCGCCCACCCGTTGCAGATGCTCACCCTTCAGGAAGAGATGCATCCCCATGTCAGCGTCGACGCGTGACGAGGTCAACACCGGAGTCCGGTGGGCGACGCCCGCCAACCGTTCGGCAGCGCCAGCAACGTCAGTGGCATCGGGGGGCAGGGGGTGCTGAGCCACTGTCAGCCCTTCTGCTTCTTCTCCAGCTGTTTGCGCGCCGCTTCCTCGGCTCGTTTTCCGGCGTAGTCCTGCGCCTGCTTCACCGCGAAGAGCACGACGACGGTGCCGACGGCCATCCAGATGCGGGGGTGCCTGATGCCCTTGCCGATCAGATATCCCTCGACCTTTGCATCGACCTTCAGGCCGATACCGGAGCTGACCAGGGTGATTCCGCCGGTTGCGATGGCCAGAGCTGAGCTCGCTGTGGCGACCGTCTCAGCTTTGGTGCGGGTCGGCTCGACACCGAAATCGCCGGCCGGGTTGCCCTTGCTGCGGGTGGACATGAAGACCGAGCTCACGGTGCCGGCCGTATTGGCGAACTTCAAGGCGCGCCGACCCCATTTGGGCAGCCGTGCAGGCTGCAGGAAGACGCCCGCCCCGGCGGCCACTGCAGCTGCGGCGTTCTGGGCTATCGGGGTGCGAAAAAGGTCAGTAGAAGCCATGACCTCAGCCTATGCCGGGACGGATGCCGCGTCTTTCACCTGCGAGGAGGCGCGCAGCAACGGGCGTCGAGTGCCGACAGCCAGTGCGGCGCCCAGAACGCAGGCGGTAACCGTGACGGCGAAGGCACCCGTGGCGCCGTGCTCGTCGGCGAAGTACCCGCTGATGGTGGTGCCGCAGGCGTACCCCAGCCCGGTCGCGGCCGCGAGCAACGTCATCGCGGCACCTACCCGCGGCATCGGCGTGATGACCTCCGCCAACGTGAAGGTGGTGATCATGTAGGGCGCGACGCAGCAGCCGAGAATGAGGAGCACGGGGATGAGTGTCGCGAGTGAATCCACCAGCAGGAGCGGCGTCGACAGGGCAAAGAGGGCCAGCGCGGCCAACCGCAGCCGGTCGGCATACGCGAAGGTCGCCGGCACGGCAGCCATCCCAACCCCTGCGAGCACACTTCCGACACCCAGCAATGCGTGGAACAGGCCGGTGATGGAGGCGTAACCGGCGTTCGTCGCGATGACGGTGGTGCCCGTCTGCACCGAGCCGAAGACCGAGCCGATGAGCAGCTGCGCCACGCACAGGATCCCGATGGCAGGAGTGAGCAGCCGAGCGGGTGCCCCTTGTGTCAGGGAGGTGCGCTGAATCAGGGCCGCAGTGGGATGCACGGCAAACCACACACCGAAGACCGCCAACACGACGGCGGCGATCTCGAGCGCGAACTGTGGCCCGCCGAAGGCGCCGAAAATGCCTACGAATGCCGGGCCGAGGACAAAAGAGGCTTCATCGGCAGCGCCTTCGTAGGAGAACGCCGTGTCCACGAGGCGCACCGGCTGGTCACGGTGGGCGATGATCGGCCGCCAGCGCACCCGGGCGAGCGGGCCGACCTGCGGCAGCATGAGCCCGGTTGCGGCGCACATGGCCGCAATCAACGGCCACGCAACTGCGGACTGCGAGAGCGCGACGATTGCGATGAGGCCGGCGGCGCCCGAGATCGACTGGGTGAGAGCTATCGGCCGCTGGCCGATGCGGTCGGCAGCGTTGCCGAACAGCGGGGCGCCGATGGCGTTGGCCAGAGCCAGCGCGCCGGCGCAACCACCACCGATCGCGTAGCTACCGGTGCGCTCGGCCACCAGGAGCAGGACGCCGAGCTGGCTCATTGCGAGTGGGAGACGGGCGAGGAAGGCGATGACGATGTAGCGGCGACCGCTGATCGCGAACAATGCCTTGTAAGAGGTCGTGGGGGACATCAGTGACTCCGAGCATGCGAGCGATGCGCGACGTCCCACCACACGTTCCGCGCCTGTCCCTGAGCTGTAGAACCAGTCTAGTGCAGTGAATCAGAAGTAGGCGGGTGCGGACATCCGCACTGGTAGCTACGGCGCGGTGTCCGTTCCGGTGTCTAGGGTCAGGGCGGTAGAAGTTGGACGGCGACGACGAAGGGTGCACACGATGGCCAAGGGTTACTGGGTCGGACGGGTCGAGGTCAACGATCCGGAGCAGTACGCGAAATACGTTGCGACGAACGGGCCCGCCTACGCCGCTTACGGCGGACGGTTCTTGGTGCGCGGTGGTGATTACGAGACCGTCGAGGGCGAGAGCCGATCGCGTAACGTCGTGATCGAGTTCCCCTCGTACGATGACGCGCTCGCGTGTTTTCGGTCTGATGCCTACCAAGCCGCACGCGAGCACCGGCTCGGGGCTGCAGATGTCGACATGATCGTGATCGGCGGCTACGACGGTGCTCAGCCGGGCGAGTAGCCACGCTGTGCTACTTCGACGATTTCGGGTCGATCGGGGCTGATTGATACGCGGTTCGCGAAAGTGCCCAACCGGTGTGGTCGATCTGTCGTCATATGTGGCATGGAGTCAGGCCAGGCATGAACTCGCGATACGTGGTCGTTGTCCTCGTCGCTGCTGCAGGCGTGAGCGGATGCAGCAACGGGGGCAGCCGGTCCAGCTCGGTGCATATCGGATTGTCGTCCTCTCACGGTGTTCCTTTTTTCCGCGAGGTCCAGGTGCAGCACCCGAAACGTCTGCACGGCTCTTGCAGCGCACCCCCGGTGCCGGTGCCGGTGGCGAAGGCAAAAGATGCGCCGGCGTTCATCGACCCAGATCCGAGCGGTGGCACCGCTGTGTGGCAGCCGGGCCTGAACAGCGCACGATGTCAGGCACTCACCACCCAGTTGACGGCAGCGCGCGCGACCGCGCTGGCCCACGAGGTCGACCACGACAGGGTCATCCCCGCCACCGCGAGTTTCGCCTGCCCGGCCGACGACGGTTCGCGTGTCGACATCTACTTCAGCTACGCCGACACGCGGACCGAGCTGATCGACATTGCTCTGAATGGCTGTCGGTTCGTGTCTGCTCCCGGTCGGAGCGCGCGGTACGCGCCGGAGTGGACCGGCGGCACGTCGGTGCTGAGCGCGGTGACGCCCCGCGGGTGGGTGTTGCGGAACTCGGGGCACTGACCCGGTCGCCTGATCATCAAGAAAAGGTGACTGGCAGACTGAGAAGCATGAGTGTTTGGGACGGTCTCAAGACGCGCACCCAAGGGTGGCTCAACAGTGCGAGCAAGCACTCGTGGCTGGTTCCCATCGAACGCGATCACTGGCAGACGAAAGAGGAGTTCCGTCGTCGCCAGTGGGTGACCGCAGTCACTATCGTGGTCGGCACCCCGCTGCTGCGCAAGGCGCTGAACCAACAGCCGGGCAGCCGCGCGTTCTACTCCCACACCGTTGCCCTGGCATCGGTATGGGCGGGGGGAGCCTTCGCCTCGGGTCCGCTGCACGCCGGTTGGAGCAGCACCCGGGTGCCCGACAAGAAGGCTCGACCTGTCATCCGTCCGATGACGATCGGTGCCGGTGCGGTGGTCGGCTTCGCAGCGATCGCCGCCGTGGTGGCGCCCTACCCAGTCTTTCGGCGACCCATGCTCAAGGTACTCAATCACGCCCGTTTCGGGTCGTTGCCCGTCGTCATCCCGCTGACCATCCTCACCGGCGTCGGCGAGGAGCTTTTCTTCCGCGGCGCGTTGTACGCGGGCACCAAGAATCCGCATCAGATCATCGTCACGACCACCGCCTATGCGGTCATCACGGCTGCGACCGGTAACCCGATGCTGGTATTGGCGGCTGCCGCGCTCGGTGTCCTCGTCGGTATCGAGCGTCGCACGACGGGCGGCGTGCAGGGTCCGATCGTGATCCATATGACCTGGTCGACCGGCATGCTGCTCGTGCTGCCGCCGATCATCGAGGCGCGTCGCTGACGTGAACGGTCTGCCGCGGTGCCAAGGGCAATCCGGGGAGCGGGCATGACGCCCACTTCACCGGGGCGCGCCCTGGTGCTCGGAGCGACCGGGTACGTCGGTTCGCGCCTGGTGCCGCAACTGTTGCAGGCCGGATGGGCCACCAGGGTGCTGAGTCGGCGCCCCGAGCGGTTGGCCGACCGTGACTGGGCCGCTCGCGCGGATATCCGGGGCGGTGACGCGGGAGATGCCGCAGATCTTGCCGCCGCCTGCGATGGCGTCGACGTCATCTACTACCTGCTGCACTCGATGGACGGGGCAGGTGACTTTGCCCAGCGTGATGCCGTGCTGGCGCGGTTGTGCGCGCAGACGGCAGCAGCCGCGGGCGTCCGCCGAATTGTGTATCTGGGGGCGCTGCACCCGGAAGGCCCGCTGAGTGAGCACCTGGCGTCGCGGGTCGAGGTGGGCGACATTTTGCTTGCCGGGGAGGTACCCGCGACGGTGTTGCAGGCCGCGGTCGTGTTGGGAGCGGGGTCGGCATCCTTTGAGTTACTGCGTCATCTCAGTCGTCGGCTGCTGATCGCGCCCGCGCCGAGTTGGGTACGCAACAGGTTGCAGCCCATCGCCATCCGCGATGCGCTGCGTTACCTCGTGCAGAGTGCCGCGATGGATCCGAGCATCAACCGAACCTTCGATATCGGCGGACCCGACGTGCTCGACTACCGCGAGATGGTGATCAGGTACGCCAAGATCGCGGGCCTGCGTAGGCGGCACCTGTTCACCGTGCAGGCCCCCGAGGTGTTGACCGGAATCGCCGGTGAGGTCATCGGCGTCCTGACTCCCGTGCCGCGCGGCGTCGCTGCCCCACTCGTCGGCAGCCTGGTGCACGAGGTGATCTGCCGCGAGCACGACATACAGGAACTGATCGAGCCGGAACTGGGCGGTCTGCTCAGCTTTGAGCTGTCGGTGGTTGCTGCCCTGGAGAATGAGGGCCGTACGCACGGGCGGCTACCCGAGCCGGGAGCCAGTGACCCGGCATACCGCACGGCGGCCGACCCGACCTGGGCCGGCTGAGCGCAGCGCACCCCGCCAAGAGGAAGCCATGACTCAGTTCAAGGCCCACAACCACTCCGAAGCCGACGTCGAAGCGTCGCAGGAGCAGATCTGGGCGGCCCTCACGGATCCGGACCTGCTGACAAAGCTGACACCGTTCCTGAACAAGATCGAAGCTCACGGCGACCGGTGGATCTGGACCCTCACCTCGATCCCGGTCTTGAACAAACAGTTCTCGCCCACGTTCACCGAGGTGATGACCTACGAGCCGATGAAGCGGATCAGCTTCAGTCACGATCCGGCCCAGACCGAGGACAAGGCCGGTACCGAGGGCTACTACCTGCTGACGCCGAAAGCTGATGGCACCACCCACCTCGTGATCGACCTGGAGGTTTCGGTGGATCTGCCGCTGCCCAGGCTCGCCAAGATCCCTGTCGTGACGGCGATGAACGCGGTGATGGCGGGGATGGGCGTCCGGTTCGCAGCGAACCTGCTCGCGCACCTGCAGGAGACGTGAGATTTGGACATGCTGAGCGGGGCATATTTGCCCCGCTCAGCATGTCCAAATCGTGAGAACTAGGGGGTGGCAGCGATCAGGATGTCGCGGGTGATCTGGTCGATCGAAGTCACTCCGGCGACCGCCATGTGCAGGTCCAGCTCGGCCTGGAAATTACGCAGCACTTCGGCTACGCCCTGCTGCCCGGCAATTGCCAGGCCGTAGATGTAAGGCCGGGCGAGACAGACGGCGGTGGCTCCCAATGCGATTGCCTTGATGGCATCGGCGGCGCAACGGATCCCGCTGTCGAAGAGGATCGGCACCTGACCGTTCACTCGCTCAACCACACCGGGCAACGCATCCAGCGACCCGATCGCACCGTCCAACTGGCGGCCACCGTGGTTGGACACGATCAGTCCGTCCACGCCGTATTTCAGCGCGAGCTCGGCGTCGTCGGCCGATTGGATGCCCTTGATGAGGATCGGTAGATCGGTCAACTCCCGCAGCCAGGCCAGCTCGTCCCAGGTAAGTGAGGGGCGGCCGAAGAGCTCCTGGAAGGTGCGGATCGAGGCCATCGGTACTTTCGAGCGCAGGTTGTCCCTGAACCCACCGGGGTGGGCGCGGGACATCGTCGCGAGTGACCGCATCGCGGACGGCGTCGGCCGGCGTTCGACCGCGGCAATCTGCCCGTCGGCCAGTCGCGCGCGGACGATCTGTTGGAAGACCGGGTCAGACGTGTAGTTGGCGATGCCGAGCCCGCGCGCGAACGGTGAGTAGCCACGGTCCAGATCCAGGGTGCGCCAGCCGAGCAGCATCGTGTCGATCGTGACGACGATGGCGCCGGCGCCGATTGCCTCCGCGCGGCGCACGAAGCTGCGCGCCAGATCATCCTCAGCGCTCCAGTACAGCTGGAACCACCGCTCGTGCTCGCCCAGCTCGGCGGCGATCGCCTCCATCGGGCGCGATGCCTGCGAGGAGATGATCATCGCAACGCCACGCTCTTCTGCGGCCCGGGCAAGCGCGAGGTCCGCGTCCGGGTGGCACATCTCGAGCACTCCGACCGGGGCGGTCAGGAACGGGCTGGGGTGACGCACCCCGAACAGCTCGATCGACTGGTCACGTTGCGACACGTCGCGTAGTGCTCGCGGGACGATCTGCCACCGGTCGAACGCCCGTCGGTTGTTGATCATCGTCGTGCCCGAGCCGGCGCCGGTCTCGACGTAGGAACGGGCCGTGCCGCTCATCGCGTTGAGCCCCCTCTTCTCCAGCTCACGGGCAGTTGCGGGCACCAGAGGCTTGTCGCCGAAAACACCTGCCTGATAGATCTGGCCCTGCACGGTGCGACCGACGTCCCGCAACGAGATGCTCATGGCCTCAGGTTGGCACAGCCGGACCTCGGCCGGTGTCAGTTCGGCGGCGTACGGTCGGGGTCGTGATGGATTCAACGTTCCCCCTTGCCGGCCACGACGTGCACCGGATCGGCTTCGGCGCGATGCAACTGCCCGGCCCGGGTGTGATGGGCCCGACGCGTGACCGCGACGTCGCGATCGCAGTACTGCGCCGGGCTGTCGAGCTGGGCGTCGACCACATCGACACCGCCCAGTTCTACGGCCCCGATGTGTCCAACGAGCTGATCCGCGAGGCGCTGTACCCCTACGGGGACCACCTTGTCCTGGTCTCCAAGGTCGGCGCGCGTCGCGACACCGAGGGCGGTTGGATCTCGGCACAACGCCCGCAGGAGCTGACCGAGGACGTCGAGGCCAATCTGCGCGCCCTCGGTGTTGAACGACTCGGTGCGGTCAACCTGCGGATGCACGGCCCGTCAGCTGAGGGCGGCACCGCAGAAGTGGCGCTCGCCGACCAGCTCGTCGCTATGCAGCAGCTGCGCGATGCGGGCAAGATCGCCGGGATAGGCATCTCGACCGCCACCCTTGATCAGGTGCGTGAGGCGCACGAGAGCGTGGGCCTGGTGTGTGTGCAGAACGCATTCAGCTATCTGGATCAGTCCGACGCCGATGTGCTGGCCTACTGCACCGGGCAGGGCATCGCCTACGTGCCGTACTTCCCACTCGGTTCGGCGTTCCCGCACATGCCGAAAGTCACCGAGGACGAGCAGGTGCTCGCCGTGGCCGGGCGCCTGGGTGCCTCGCCCGCGCAGGTGGGACTGGCCTGGTTGCTGCGACGCGCAGCGAACGTGCTGCTGATTCCCGGAACCTCCTCCGTCGCGCACCTGGAGGACAACATCGCCGCGGGCGACGTCGTCCTCCAGTCCGGGGACCTTCCGGGCTGATGCAGCGGTCATCAGTCACCCCTTCACCTAGCGGTAACGCGCCTTCCCCACTTCGCAGAAATGAGTACGACAGATGACTACCTCAACACGCACTCTCGGCACCACCTCACCCTTGATCGTCTCTGCTCTCGGGCTGGGCTGTATGGGAATGTCGGAGTTCTACGGCACGGGCGATGAACAGGGTGGCATCGACACCATCCATCGCGCACTCGACCTGGGCATCACCTTCCTGGATACCGCCGACATGTACGGCCCGTTCATCAACGAGCAGCTGGTGGGAAAAGCGATCGCCGGTCGCCGCGATGAGGTCCAGCTCGCGACGAAGTTCGGGAATGTGCGTGGCGCGGACGGCTCGCGGCTCGGCATCGACGGCAGTCCCGACTATGTCCGCAAGGCCTGCGACGCGAGCCTGCAGCGACTCGGTGTCGAGCACATCGACCTCTACTATCAGCACCGCGTCGATCCGTTGGTCCCCATCGAAGAGACCGTCGGCGCGATGGCGGAACTGGTCGTAGCCGGCAAGGTCGGCCATCTCGGACTGTCCGAAGCATCTGCGGCGACGATCCGCCGCGCTCACGCTGTGCACCCGATCACTGCGCTGCAAACGGAATATTCACTCTTCACCCGCGACTTGGAGCAGGACATCCGGCCGACGATTCTCGAACTGGGAATCGGGCTGGTGCCCTACTCGCCGCTGGGCCGCGGCATCCTGACCGGGGCGATCACGTCACAGGCGTCGCTGCAGGAGGGCGACTCGCGGCGCACCGCATACTTCCCGCGCTTTCAGGGACCAGCCCTGGACGCCAACCTTCTCATCGTGCAGAAGTTGGGCGAGATCGCAGTCGGGAAGAACTGCACCGTGGGCCAACTCGCGCTTGCCTGGGTCCTCGCGCAAGGCACGGACGTCGTACCGATTCCCGGCACGAAACGAGTGCGCTATGTCCAGGAGAACGCAGGCGCGCGAGACGTGGTGCTCACACCCGAGGACCTCGCTGCGCTCGCGGACGCCGTGCCAGCGGGCGCAGTCGTCGGAGAGCGGTACGGCGACATGTCCTCGATCGATAAGTGAACTAGGGGATCGAAGCAGGCGGCACCGTACCGGGCGCGCTGCGACGCGCCCGGTCGGTGTGCAGCAGCTACCCGGTGTGCGGCATGATCGCGTCCGGTGGGACCACCCCGAGGCGACCTTTCTGGTAATCCTCCATCGCCGTCATCAACTCCTGGCGGGTGTTCATCACGAACGGGCCGTACTGGAACATCGGCTCACCGATCGGTGCCCCACCGAGCACGATGACCTCCATCGCGGTGGTGCGTGAGTCCTGGTGCGCATCGGCGGTCAGGCTGATCCGCTCACCCTTTCCGAGGACGGCCAGTTGGCCTTCTCGGATCGGGCGACGCTCAGCACCCACGGTGCCCGATCCGGCCATCACGTAGACCAACGCGTTGTAGTCGGCCTGCCACGGCAGGGACAGCGCTCCGTCCGGGCTGATCGATGCATGCAGCACGGTGATCGGGGTACGCGTGGACCCGGGCCCGCGGTGCCCGTCGATGTCACCGGCAATCACGCGGACGAGAGATGCACCATCGTCGCTGGACAGCAGCACGATCTGGTCGGCCTCCAGTCCCTGGTATGCCGGTGTCGTGAATTTGTCCGATGCGGGCAGGTTCACCCATAGCTGGAAGCCGTGGAACAGTCCACCGGAACGCACCAGCGATTCTGGCGGCGTTTCGATGTGCAGCAGTCCTGAGCCGGCAGTCATCCACTGGGTGGCGCCCTCGGTGATGACACCGCCACCGCCGTGGCTGTCCTGATGGATGAACTGGCCCTCGACCAGATAGGTCACGGTTTCGAACCCACGGTGCGGATGCCATGAGGTGCCCTTGGGCTCACCGGCCTGGTAGTCGACCTCACCCATGTGATCCATCATGATGAACGGATCCAGGTGCTGGTAGTCGATGCCGGCCATTGTGCGGCGTACCGGGAATCCTTCACCTTCGAAACCGGCCGGGGCTGTGGACACTGCGAGTACGGGCCGTTCAGCCTGTCCGAATCGGGCAGAGCCGATTCGGGGCAGGGTCATCGTGTCTGCAGTTACTGCAACCATTTTCATCACCTCATGTAATTGACGCATCAACTATACAGCTCAACGAGGTGGCGGGCGTCGGTATTCCCCGTGGCGGCGCGCCGGCTCTCACAGCGGGCACATTCACGGTTCACATCGTTCTGTCTGGCGGATGTCGCCTAATGGTGTTGTCGTCAAAGCCCGTCAGGGGGGGCCGGCGGCCGGACCAGCAGCTTTGCCTGCATCCGTACTTGTTTCAGATTCACTGCACCAGGAGGCCATGATGGATCAGTTTTCGCACGACGCTCGCGATGAGCAGGCGGCTCCTCAGGGGGCCGATGGATGGTCCGGCCGGCAGTCGGTTGACGGATCCTGGAACGTCCAGAACCCTCCCGTCGGGGGCGCCATCTACCGCGCGCCGCAGCACGCTCCGGCCCGCCGACACCGGGGTTGGGCGGTGGCAGGCGGCGCGTTGGTCGTCGCCGGATCCCTGGCGGTTGGCGCGGGTTTCGGTGCCACGGTGCTGGGTCAGAATGTCGCGGGTGCGCCTCCGGTCGTCGTGCCGAGCAGCGCCACGGGT
This portion of the Dermatophilaceae bacterium Sec6.4 genome encodes:
- a CDS encoding pirin family protein → MTLPRIGSARFGQAERPVLAVSTAPAGFEGEGFPVRRTMAGIDYQHLDPFIMMDHMGEVDYQAGEPKGTSWHPHRGFETVTYLVEGQFIHQDSHGGGGVITEGATQWMTAGSGLLHIETPPESLVRSGGLFHGFQLWVNLPASDKFTTPAYQGLEADQIVLLSSDDGASLVRVIAGDIDGHRGPGSTRTPITVLHASISPDGALSLPWQADYNALVYVMAGSGTVGAERRPIREGQLAVLGKGERISLTADAHQDSRTTAMEVIVLGGAPIGEPMFQYGPFVMNTRQELMTAMEDYQKGRLGVVPPDAIMPHTG